In a genomic window of Mucilaginibacter sp. KACC 22063:
- a CDS encoding metallophosphoesterase, with protein MTRQTITLVFISALLLLADLYIIKGLKSAVKWRFLHTKWFTKTYWTVSVALIVGMFLSIFFKLGMGIRAAILLSFFLLLIGKAIVLVFLFIDDLRRTGKWALTKKQPDESGKLKPANPTDISRSEFLVKAGLLAGALPVGALTWGIIDGVYDYKVIRQTLYLPNLPKKFDGIKLGQISDVHSGSFYNKKAVAGGVDLLMREKPDFIFFTGDLVNDLATEMRDYQDIFGKIKAPLGVYSSLGNHDYGDYSWWPNEAAKQKNHQDLMDTHKRLGWDLLLNENRRLKVEGEEIGILGVENWGLISRFPKRGRLDLATKNTDDLPVKLLLSHDPSHWRAKVLPGYPQIDVMFSGHTHGMQAGIRTKEFQWSPIEYIYKEWAGLYQEGKQQLYVNVGYGFLGYPGRVGILPEITIFELKSSAQPA; from the coding sequence ATGACGCGACAGACGATCACTCTTGTTTTTATTTCAGCACTTCTTTTATTAGCTGATCTATATATTATCAAAGGTTTAAAAAGCGCCGTAAAGTGGCGCTTTTTGCATACCAAATGGTTTACAAAAACCTACTGGACGGTATCCGTTGCACTGATTGTAGGCATGTTCCTCAGCATATTTTTTAAGCTGGGCATGGGAATAAGGGCGGCTATATTGCTTAGCTTCTTTTTATTGCTAATAGGCAAAGCCATTGTACTTGTATTCCTTTTTATTGACGATTTACGCAGAACTGGTAAATGGGCGCTTACAAAAAAGCAACCTGATGAAAGTGGGAAGTTGAAGCCCGCAAACCCAACTGATATATCCCGTTCTGAATTTTTGGTAAAGGCGGGCCTGCTTGCAGGTGCTTTACCGGTAGGCGCGCTAACCTGGGGTATTATAGATGGTGTATATGATTACAAGGTAATCCGCCAAACGCTATACCTGCCCAACCTGCCTAAAAAGTTTGATGGCATTAAACTTGGACAGATTTCTGACGTACACTCAGGCAGCTTTTACAACAAGAAAGCAGTTGCAGGCGGTGTTGACCTGCTCATGCGCGAGAAGCCTGATTTCATTTTCTTCACCGGTGATCTCGTAAACGATCTGGCAACCGAAATGCGCGACTATCAGGACATATTCGGCAAGATAAAAGCACCGTTAGGTGTTTATTCTTCTTTAGGAAACCATGATTATGGCGATTACTCTTGGTGGCCTAATGAAGCAGCCAAGCAAAAAAATCATCAGGACCTGATGGATACGCATAAACGCCTGGGCTGGGACTTACTATTAAACGAAAACCGACGTTTGAAAGTAGAAGGCGAAGAAATTGGCATTTTAGGCGTTGAAAACTGGGGACTGATCAGCCGTTTCCCTAAACGCGGCCGGCTTGACCTGGCAACCAAAAACACAGACGATCTTCCTGTAAAACTGTTGCTGTCACACGATCCGTCACACTGGCGAGCCAAGGTATTACCTGGCTATCCGCAAATTGATGTTATGTTCTCCGGCCATACGCATGGTATGCAGGCAGGTATCCGTACCAAAGAATTTCAATGGAGCCCTATTGAATATATTTACAAAGAGTGGGCTGGCCTTTACCAGGAAGGCAAGCAACAGCTATATGTAAATGTTGGTTATGGATTTTTAGGGTACCCTGGTCGGGTTGGAATATTACCGGAGATTACGATATTTGAATTAAAGTCCTCGGCGCAACCTGCGTAA
- a CDS encoding sigma 54-interacting transcriptional regulator, whose amino-acid sequence MSKILNIKTLGELKKTDYRSRSVKEELRENLIKQLQNKDDGFEGIIGYEDTVIPDLQTAILSRHNTLLLGLRGQAKTRIARLLVNLLDEYIPYIAGSEIFDDPLEPISWFGRNDIATKGDDTPIAWVHRSERYTEKLATPDVTVADLIGDVDPIKAATLKLTYADERVIHFGLIPRAHRGIFVINELPDLQARIQVSLFNILQEKDIQIRGFKLRLPLDIQFVFTANPEDYTNRGSIVTPLKDRIESQILTHYPRSLDISRRITQQEAQLTAEQREKVEADGLVKDLIEQIAFEARDSEYIDKKSGVSARLTISAYENLISNAERRMLINGEKNTFVRISDFLGVIPAITGKIELVYEGELEGPAKVANILVGKAVKTLLLQYFPDPEKAKKSKKGNPYESVISWFSEGNTLSLIDDLSLEEYKKALNSVTGLKELVKQFHPRLVENQQLLLMEFILHGLAEFSQLNKGYLDKGFAFSDMFDSLFNLEEDDDFEDDRY is encoded by the coding sequence ATGAGCAAAATATTAAATATTAAAACCCTCGGCGAGCTAAAAAAAACTGATTATCGCAGCCGTTCGGTTAAAGAAGAACTAAGAGAAAACCTGATTAAGCAGCTTCAAAATAAAGATGACGGTTTTGAAGGCATTATCGGTTACGAGGATACCGTTATCCCCGACCTGCAAACTGCTATCTTGTCGCGTCATAACACGTTATTGTTAGGGCTACGCGGACAGGCTAAAACACGTATTGCCCGTTTGCTGGTTAACCTGCTTGATGAGTATATACCATACATTGCTGGTTCAGAAATTTTTGATGATCCGCTGGAACCGATTTCATGGTTTGGGCGTAATGATATAGCTACTAAAGGCGATGATACGCCTATTGCATGGGTTCATCGCAGTGAACGCTACACTGAAAAACTGGCCACACCTGATGTGACCGTTGCCGATTTGATTGGTGACGTTGATCCTATCAAGGCAGCTACTTTAAAATTAACTTATGCCGATGAACGCGTAATCCATTTCGGATTAATCCCGCGTGCGCACCGTGGCATATTTGTGATCAATGAGCTTCCGGATTTGCAGGCACGTATACAGGTATCTTTATTTAATATCCTTCAGGAAAAAGATATCCAGATCCGTGGTTTTAAATTGCGATTGCCTTTAGACATACAATTTGTGTTTACAGCCAACCCTGAAGATTATACCAATCGCGGTTCAATTGTAACACCGTTGAAAGACCGTATCGAAAGCCAGATACTAACACACTATCCACGTTCACTGGATATTTCACGCCGTATTACTCAGCAGGAAGCACAGCTTACCGCAGAGCAACGCGAGAAAGTAGAAGCAGATGGCCTGGTGAAAGATTTAATTGAGCAAATTGCCTTTGAAGCGCGCGACTCAGAATATATCGATAAAAAATCAGGTGTATCTGCGCGTTTAACCATCTCAGCTTATGAAAACCTGATCAGCAATGCCGAACGCCGCATGCTGATTAACGGTGAGAAAAATACGTTTGTGCGTATCTCTGACTTTTTAGGTGTTATCCCTGCTATTACCGGTAAGATTGAGCTAGTTTATGAAGGTGAGCTGGAAGGCCCTGCCAAAGTGGCCAACATCCTTGTAGGTAAAGCAGTTAAAACTTTACTGCTGCAATATTTCCCTGATCCTGAAAAGGCTAAAAAATCTAAAAAAGGCAACCCTTATGAAAGTGTGATCAGCTGGTTTAGCGAGGGCAATACCTTGTCTCTAATTGACGACCTTTCTTTAGAAGAATATAAAAAGGCCTTAAACTCAGTTACCGGACTTAAAGAACTGGTTAAACAGTTCCACCCTCGCTTGGTAGAAAATCAGCAGTTGTTGCTGATGGAATTTATACTTCATGGCCTTGCCGAGTTTTCTCAACTGAATAAAGGTTACCTGGATAAAGGCTTCGCATTTTCAGATATGTTCGACAGCTTATTTAATCTGGAAGAAGATGATGATTTTGAGGATGATCGTTACTAA